Below is a genomic region from uncultured Erythrobacter sp..
GTTGGGCGGATCGAAGGCGACATTTACGGCGCAGCGGTGCTGCATGATGTGACGGTCAAGGACACCGAGGGCACTTTCCTCACGATCCCCGAAGCCGAACTCGACTGGAACCCGCTGGCGTGGATATGGAGCGGGATTGATATTCGCGAGCTGACCGCGCGGCGCGGGACGTTGCAGCGTCTGCCTCAACTGTTGCCGGGTGATCCCGACGCGCCGATCCTGCCCGATTTCGATATCCGCATCGATGATTTCACCATCGACAATTTGACCTTGGCAGAAGGCGTCGCGGGTGAGGCCTCTCAACGGGTCGATTTCCAGGCCGAGGTTGATATTCGCAAAGGGCGCGCCCTGATCGATGCCGAAGGTGCGTTCGGCTCCGAAGACACGCTCGACATGCTGATCGATGCCGAACCCGATGGCGACCGCTTCGATCTCGCGCTGGATTACCGCGCGGCGGCGGATGGCCCGATTGCCGCGCTTGCTGGACTCGATGCCGCCTATGAGGCGCGCATTGCAGGCGAGGGTACATGGAGCGACTGGCTGGGCCATGCGCTTGTGCAGCGGCAAACGGATGCTGGGACCAGCCGTGTTGCGGGTTTTCGCCTGACTAATTCCTCGGGTGTGTACGGAGCAATCGGGCAGGTGACTCCGGATTTGGCGAGCGACACGCTGATGGATCGCGCGGTTGGTGATGCGCTTTCGCTGGCGGTATCGGGCACGCTGCAAGAGGCGGTGTTCGACGGAGTGCTTGCCGCTGTCAGCCCCGCGATTGATCTGCGCGGTCAAGGCGCGCTCGACCTTGCTGCTAACAGCGCTGATCCATTCCGACTTCGCGGCAATTTGCGCGATCCGGGGCTGTTCGCGGGCAATGTCCTGCTTGAAGGTCTGCAATTCTCCGCAGACCTCGACGGGCCATTCCGCGACCTTGTTATCGGGCATGAGGTGACGGTGGACCGGCTGGTCGCGGGCGAACTGACGACTGCAAGCGGGCTAAGGCAAACCGGCACAGCAGCCTTTGATGGTGAAGCCTTGCGCGTCCCGCTCGCGGTCACCTCTGCGCAGATCGTCACCGGTTACCCGGTGATCGATCCCCGGCTGCAACAGGGTACGCTTTCTGGCTTGCTCACCCTCACCGGCAGCGATCTGGCGATTGATAACGCTTTGGTCGCCTTTGACGGGCTCAATGCCCAGCTTTCACTGCGAGGGGACGTTGCGAGCGGAGCCTATGCGCTGGCTGGGCCAGTGACGGCGCGGGGTCTGGCGCTCGAAAATGTCGGCTCCGTCAACGCCAATTCCAAGATATTGCTCACTTTCGGGTCGCAAGTGCCGTGGAACCTGAATGCCAATATCTCTGGCGTGCTCAGCGAAATTGCAAATACGAGCCTTGCCAATATCGCAGGCGAACCCGTCCGTTTCGACGGAAGTTTCGGCATGGGCGCGGGCCGTCCGATTGTGATGCGCGATGTGGAGATCGATAGCGAGCGATTGCAAGCGCGGCTCGACAGCCGGATCATTGGCGAGCGCACCACGCTTTCAGGGTCGGGTGAGCACAACGCATATGGCCCCTTCACCTTCGATGCCGAACTGGCGGGCGAGGGCGCGAGCGCGACATTGGTGCTTGCCAATCCTTATCCAGCGGCAGGGCTTTCCAATGTGCGTCTGGGGATCGCGCCGAGCGAGACGGGCTTTGCGATAGCGGCGAATGGCCGCTCCCTGCTGGGTCCGTTCGAAGGGACGCTCGGCCTCGCTCTGCCAGCTGACGCTCCCGCCCGCATCGACATCGAGCGACTGCGCGTCACCCGCACCAATGTCACTGGATCGCTGAACCTGCTCGAAGACTATGTTGAGGGCACGCTGGCCGTAAATGGAGGCGGGCTGGACGGCACAATCGCGCTGGCGCCCTCGTCAGAAGGTGCGCAAGCCTTCGACGTCGAGCTTGCCGCCCGCCGGGCCGGATTTGGCGGAGAGGTGCCGCTGTCGCTTGCCCACGCCGATATCGAGGCAAGCGGTTTCTTCACCCAGAATTCCAGCCGGATCGAGGCGGATATGGAGGGCCGCAGGTTTGCATATGGTGCGCTCTCAATTGACGCCTTCAATGTCGAAGCCGAGGTGATTGACGGACGCGGGAGTGTCCAGGCGGCAATTGCCGGAAGCCGCGCAGACCGTTTCCAGCTCAAATTCGATGGCGATTTCGAGCCGGGTCGGATCGCTGTGATCGCGCAAGGCGAATATGGCGGGCGGCCCATCACCATGCCGCGTCGCGCTGTGCTGACAGCGCTGGACGACGGCGGCTATCGCCTCGCGCCGACGCAGATCGGATATGCGCGCGGCTATGCGATTGCGGAAGGCATGGTCAGCGGCAATGCCGTCGATCTCGACATTCAGCTCGCGCGGATGCCGCTGCGGCTGGCCGATCTTGCAGGCGCTGAGTTGGGGCTTGGCGGGCGGCTTTCGGGTGTGGTCAATTGGAGGATGCGGGGTGATGCACCCCCCACCGGCAGCGCGCGCGTGCGGATCGACGACTTCACCCGCTCCGGCCTCGTGCTCTCTTCGCGCCCGATAGACGTCTTTGTGGTTGCCGACCTCGCACCTACCCAGCTCAGCATCGGGGCGCGGCTGCGCGAAGGGGATAGCGAGCTTGGGCGGCTCGATGCCCGCGTGACAGGGATCACTGGCGGTGCGGACTTCGGGCGCAGGATCATGCGCGGACAGCTTGATGCGCGGCTGAGCTATCAAGGTCCCGCGCAGTCGCTATGGCGCCTCGCGGCAATCGAGACATTCGACCTTACCGGCCCGCTATCGGTGGAGGCCCGCGCGACCGGTACGCTAGACGATCCGCGTTTAACGGGCGACCTGTCGAGCGACGATCTGCGGCTCCAGAGCGCGATTTCGGGCACGGACATCAACGATATCAATGCGCGCGGGCGCTTTGCCGGATCGAGGCTTGAGCTTACACAATTCGCCGGTTCCACGCGCGGCGGGGGAAGCGTGAGCGGCAGCGGCTATGTCGACCTTGCCAATATCTCTGCCAGCCGTGGTCCAGAGATCGACATCCGCGCCGCCGTTACCGATGCACGGCTGCTCAACGCAGCTGGCCTCGATGCGACTTTGACCGGCCCCTTGCGTATCGTCTCGAACGGAGTGGACGGCACGATTGCGGGCCGGGTCACGGTCAACCGCGCGAGCTGGGCGCTGGGTGTTGCAGCCGAAGACCTGCGGCTTCCCACCATCGCCACGCGCGAGATCAACCGGGCGGACAGCACTACGATACAGAGCGCAGCGAGCGGAGGCTCGTGGCGTTACCTCGTCGATGCGCGTGCGCGGCGCGGTATCGCCGTCGATGGCATGGGTCTGGCCAGCGAGTGGGGCGCTGACATTGTCCTTCGCGGGACAGTCGACGACCCGCGCATTGGCGGCGAGGCGCGGCTTGTCCGCGGCGATTACACCTTTGCTGGCACCCGCTTCGAGCTGACCGAGGGTCGGATCGAATTTGACGAGAATCGCCCAATTGATCCGCGCCTCGATATCGAGGCCGAAGCGAGCGCCAACGGCACCAATGTCACCATCGCCATCACAGGCAATGCCCAGACCCCCGAAATCGGCTTTTCTGCCACGCCTGCCCTTCCTGAAGAGGAGATCCTCGCGCGGCTGCTGTTTGGCGGCTCGGTCACTTCGCTTTCGGCGACCGATGCAGTCCAGCTCGGTGCTGCCTTGGCAGCGCTGCAAGGCGGCGGAGGCGGGATCGATCCGATTGGCCAGCTGCGCCGCTCGATCGGCCTCGACCAGCTCCGCATTGTGAGCGCCGACCCAGCGCTGGGCCGGGGAACCGGCGTCGCATTGGGCAAGAACCTGGGTCGGCGCTTCTATATCGAACTGGTGACAGACGGGCAGGGTTACAGCGCATCGCAGGTCGAATACCGCGTGACGAGCTGGCTCGCTTTGCTCGGCACGGTTTCGACCATCGGGCGCGACAGCGTGCTCGCCGAGATTAGTCGGGACTACTAGCTCGCGCCTACTAGCTCGCGCCAATCAGCTCACATAGAGCTTGGCCTCAGCCGCGCGCCTGCGCACCAAACCTTTGAGCACCCGTCCGCCGGCCTTGTTCCAGCGCGCGAATTCCGCTGCAGCGCCGGCATAGTCGCCCGCATTGTGCTTCTTTGTGAGCGTCGCGCGGCTGATCGCGCCGGTGTTGTAGTGAAAGCTGACCATGGCATCGAACTGCTCTTGCGAAGTCGGCGTGTCGCCAATCGCGCGCTCGACATCGCGAGCATAGCGCACCAGATCATCATCGAGCCGTTTGTCGCATTGCTCCTGTGTCCACACCGTATCGGGGCCGATGCGTTCCGTTCCGCCAAGGCCGGGTCCGGTTGCGCCCCAGCCGATGGTCCATGGTTCCGCGCCGGTGCCGGGATCAGGATAGGCCTCTACCAAGCCATCGCGGCGCAACCTTGCGCAGCCTTCAAAGCGTTTGATGAGCGCGGTTCCGGCCGTCCCGATCTTGCGCTTTCTGAGGAAGGAAAGGCGATCCTTGCGCCGTATCGAAGGGACACTTGGACCGCCTGTTACACGGTCCAGAGAGGAAACTTTCGCTGCCTCAGCATCAAGTCCTTCGACTCGGGTTTCGAGCCCGGTGTCAGGGCCCATATCAGGGCTTTCATCGAGGAGGTTGTCGAGCGCATCGACTTCAGATTGCTTGAAGCCGCGCCCGAGCATCCGGCGAACCAGATCAAAGATCGGCTTGCGCGGGGCGGGTTGGGGGGCGGCTTTGGTGGTTGGATTGTGTGACATTGGGGAACCTCGGGAATCTGCGAAAACGAGGTCCACCTATTAGGCACAAAATGCCCCTGTAGGAAAATGGTCAATGAAGAGCGGGCCGCGCGCGTCCTCAGGGTTCAAGTGCGCGCAGCCACGGCTCACACTGGTAGAAGTCCTCTGCGCAGGCTCGTTCAAGCAACGCGAGGCCGCCTTCTAGGTCTTTCTCACCGCCATCGCCGCTGATCATCATCTCGGCGAGCGAGCTGCAACTGTAGACATCGCCCAGCTCACAGCCGCGTGCATAGGCGGCGCGCGAGGCGATCCAGCTCGCCTCCACATCTTCGCCTTCATTCTCGTCCCAGCTCGATTGCTGGTAGCGGGCGCCAAGGAACTGGCACGAGATCGCATTGCCGCCCTCGCAGCCCAGTTGGACCATCTCAAGCGAAAGCGCACGGTCCTGCGGTCCGCCTTCGCCTTGCCCGGCCATGCTCGATGCTGTGGTGCACGCGCTTAGCATGCCGCCGCGACAGGCCGCGACAGCGCTGCTACGTTGGAGTGATTGGTCGATGTCTCCACCGCGGCCGCGTTCCGCGTAGCGGACAAGAGTAACGCAGGCGAGCAAGTCGCCATTGTCGCACATTGTGCTGGCCAGAGTGCGTGATGCCGCCTCGTCGTCGTCGGAATAACTGTTGTTGAGCGTCGCCAGCAACGCCCGGCATGCAGCTGCATCGCCATTGTCGCAGGCTTCGCTCACAATCGCTCGGGCACCGTCATTGTCATAATCAGCCGCAGCCGCCCGCGCGGCATCGATAGCGGGGCTTTGCGCATAGGCGAATGCTGGCGCGAGAAGCAGCGCGAGTGCTGCGAACGGCTTGAACATGGTCACAAATCCTCTCCGATTTTGCGCCTTGATAGAGCAGTTCCCGCAAGCGGAGTTGTAAGAAATGGACGCGAGCTGGGAATTCGGGCGTGCAAAGCAAAAGGCCGCCCGGTTGCCCGGACGGCCCTCTTTTGCGTTTACAGTGAGATCAGATCAGCTGCTGTAATACATGTCGAACTCGACCGGCGACGGGGTCGTTTCGAGACGCAGCTGCTCTTCCCATTTGAGCTCGGCATAGGCCTCGATCTGATCCATCGAGAAGACATCGCCCTTGAGCAGGAATTCGTAGTCTTCTTCGAGCGCTTCGAGAGCTTCACGCAGCGAACCGCAAACGGTCGGCACATCGGCAAGCTCTGCGGGCGGTAGGTCGTAGAGGTTCTTGTCCATCGCATCGCCGGGGTGGATCTTGTTCTCGATCCCGTCGAGGCCCGCCATCAGCAGAGCAGCAAACGAGAGATACGGGTTCGCCAGCGCATCGGGGAAGCGGAACTCGACGCGCTTTGCTTTCTCGCCCGCGCCATACGGAATGCGGCACGATGCCGAGCGGTTGCGTGCGGAGTAAGCCAGCAGCACGGGGGCTTCGAAACCGGGCACCAGACGCTTGTAGGAATTGGTGGTTGGGTTGGTGAAGGCGTTGAGCGCCTTGGCGTGTTTGATGACGC
It encodes:
- a CDS encoding lysozyme — encoded protein: MSHNPTTKAAPQPAPRKPIFDLVRRMLGRGFKQSEVDALDNLLDESPDMGPDTGLETRVEGLDAEAAKVSSLDRVTGGPSVPSIRRKDRLSFLRKRKIGTAGTALIKRFEGCARLRRDGLVEAYPDPGTGAEPWTIGWGATGPGLGGTERIGPDTVWTQEQCDKRLDDDLVRYARDVERAIGDTPTSQEQFDAMVSFHYNTGAISRATLTKKHNAGDYAGAAAEFARWNKAGGRVLKGLVRRRAAEAKLYVS
- a CDS encoding translocation/assembly module TamB domain-containing protein, with product MAGEATTSSAAKANPSRKRIWAKRTGWLLAILLAPLLLAGLFLSTSIGKRFVTDQIAQVSPASGLRFEVGRIEGDIYGAAVLHDVTVKDTEGTFLTIPEAELDWNPLAWIWSGIDIRELTARRGTLQRLPQLLPGDPDAPILPDFDIRIDDFTIDNLTLAEGVAGEASQRVDFQAEVDIRKGRALIDAEGAFGSEDTLDMLIDAEPDGDRFDLALDYRAAADGPIAALAGLDAAYEARIAGEGTWSDWLGHALVQRQTDAGTSRVAGFRLTNSSGVYGAIGQVTPDLASDTLMDRAVGDALSLAVSGTLQEAVFDGVLAAVSPAIDLRGQGALDLAANSADPFRLRGNLRDPGLFAGNVLLEGLQFSADLDGPFRDLVIGHEVTVDRLVAGELTTASGLRQTGTAAFDGEALRVPLAVTSAQIVTGYPVIDPRLQQGTLSGLLTLTGSDLAIDNALVAFDGLNAQLSLRGDVASGAYALAGPVTARGLALENVGSVNANSKILLTFGSQVPWNLNANISGVLSEIANTSLANIAGEPVRFDGSFGMGAGRPIVMRDVEIDSERLQARLDSRIIGERTTLSGSGEHNAYGPFTFDAELAGEGASATLVLANPYPAAGLSNVRLGIAPSETGFAIAANGRSLLGPFEGTLGLALPADAPARIDIERLRVTRTNVTGSLNLLEDYVEGTLAVNGGGLDGTIALAPSSEGAQAFDVELAARRAGFGGEVPLSLAHADIEASGFFTQNSSRIEADMEGRRFAYGALSIDAFNVEAEVIDGRGSVQAAIAGSRADRFQLKFDGDFEPGRIAVIAQGEYGGRPITMPRRAVLTALDDGGYRLAPTQIGYARGYAIAEGMVSGNAVDLDIQLARMPLRLADLAGAELGLGGRLSGVVNWRMRGDAPPTGSARVRIDDFTRSGLVLSSRPIDVFVVADLAPTQLSIGARLREGDSELGRLDARVTGITGGADFGRRIMRGQLDARLSYQGPAQSLWRLAAIETFDLTGPLSVEARATGTLDDPRLTGDLSSDDLRLQSAISGTDINDINARGRFAGSRLELTQFAGSTRGGGSVSGSGYVDLANISASRGPEIDIRAAVTDARLLNAAGLDATLTGPLRIVSNGVDGTIAGRVTVNRASWALGVAAEDLRLPTIATREINRADSTTIQSAASGGSWRYLVDARARRGIAVDGMGLASEWGADIVLRGTVDDPRIGGEARLVRGDYTFAGTRFELTEGRIEFDENRPIDPRLDIEAEASANGTNVTIAITGNAQTPEIGFSATPALPEEEILARLLFGGSVTSLSATDAVQLGAALAALQGGGGGIDPIGQLRRSIGLDQLRIVSADPALGRGTGVALGKNLGRRFYIELVTDGQGYSASQVEYRVTSWLALLGTVSTIGRDSVLAEISRDY